The following proteins are encoded in a genomic region of Burkholderia gladioli:
- a CDS encoding OmpA family protein produces MNEEIDGGVEPTAPVWAAFSDLMAALLGAFVLILVGVIGMQLEASSRLADEVRQRQVETQRRKTLEQALAGPLAAGRVTLVDGRIGIAGNVLFAVNSDQLQPEGRDLLRSLAGPLTAYLHDRDQILMVSGFADDQLVRAGNRRFADNWELSAERALTVTRAFIDSGVPAASVFAAAFGSEQPVSSNADEAGRARNRRVEIAAVPRPTSSTAATAGASPASGTAAKAAN; encoded by the coding sequence ATGAACGAGGAAATCGACGGCGGCGTGGAGCCGACCGCGCCCGTCTGGGCGGCCTTCAGCGACCTGATGGCGGCCCTGCTCGGCGCCTTCGTGCTGATCCTGGTGGGTGTGATCGGCATGCAGCTGGAGGCCTCCTCGCGCCTGGCCGACGAGGTCAGGCAGCGGCAAGTCGAAACCCAGCGGCGCAAGACGCTCGAGCAGGCGCTGGCCGGCCCGCTCGCGGCCGGCCGCGTGACCCTGGTGGACGGGCGCATCGGCATCGCCGGCAACGTGCTGTTCGCGGTGAACTCGGACCAGTTGCAGCCCGAGGGCCGCGACCTGCTCAGGAGCCTGGCCGGGCCGCTCACGGCCTACCTGCACGATCGAGACCAGATCCTGATGGTCAGCGGCTTCGCCGACGACCAACTGGTGCGCGCCGGCAATCGCCGCTTCGCCGACAACTGGGAACTGTCCGCCGAACGCGCGCTGACCGTGACGCGTGCCTTCATCGATTCGGGCGTGCCCGCCGCCTCGGTGTTCGCGGCGGCCTTCGGCTCGGAGCAGCCGGTCAGCTCGAACGCCGACGAAGCGGGACGCGCGCGCAATCGGCGCGTGGAGATCGCGGCCGTGCCGCGCCCGACCAGCTCGACGGCGGCGACGGCGGGCGCCTCGCCTGCCTCGGGCACCGCGGCCAAGGCGGCGAACTGA
- a CDS encoding DUF2894 domain-containing protein, translating into MHEPLPEPVGDAAAPAVPASREDRHAPTRARLDDWRERGAERLDPAGFARIEALLRRASAHQGAVGRVLDARLDALIEAFAAAFDARQAHVQEAADAIGQTPPPRTAAPSPFATLALDKTRTARSGPPPELLDYFREIWSRLSADQQVQQSLDIVPKNAGPLNSSSLVHRALLLMRELSPEYLRQFLSYADALSWLEDMQADPAAATAKEAPRSAPAKKARRTRAR; encoded by the coding sequence ATGCACGAGCCGCTGCCCGAGCCGGTCGGCGACGCCGCGGCGCCGGCCGTTCCCGCATCCCGCGAGGATCGGCATGCACCCACCCGCGCCCGGCTCGACGATTGGCGCGAACGAGGCGCCGAGCGCCTCGATCCGGCGGGTTTCGCGCGCATCGAGGCGCTGCTGCGGCGCGCGAGTGCTCATCAAGGCGCCGTCGGGCGCGTGCTCGACGCGCGTCTCGATGCATTGATCGAAGCCTTCGCGGCGGCGTTCGACGCACGCCAGGCGCATGTCCAGGAAGCGGCCGATGCCATCGGGCAGACACCGCCCCCGCGTACCGCTGCGCCGAGCCCGTTCGCCACGCTCGCGCTCGACAAGACACGCACCGCGCGCAGCGGCCCGCCGCCCGAGTTGCTCGACTACTTCCGTGAAATCTGGTCGAGGCTGAGCGCCGATCAGCAGGTCCAGCAATCGCTCGACATCGTGCCGAAAAACGCCGGCCCGCTCAATTCGAGCAGCCTGGTGCATCGCGCGCTGCTGCTGATGCGCGAGCTCTCGCCCGAGTATCTGCGGCAGTTCCTGTCCTATGCCGACGCGCTGTCCTGGCTCGAGGACATGCAGGCCGATCCGGCCGCGGCGACGGCGAAGGAAGCGCCGCGCAGCGCGCCGGCGAAAAAGGCCCGGCGCACGCGCGCACGCTGA
- a CDS encoding TetR/AcrR family transcriptional regulator: MTADQEANLAPDTEDAGSERSPRQRIIEAAFRIFAEKGYESASTLAIATQAKVSKRDIYANFSNKQDMLLACIEGRGQRMNLGAALPRATSAAMLEKVLASFASRLLVEVTDPIIITIYRLAIAEVARAPEIARTLDRIGRKASQQALTTWLAQAQQDALLGEGEAAALAAEFLALAWNDLRTDLLLGVAPRPSAEALAEQARQAAAAFMRLHGKPAPRARRSAGA, encoded by the coding sequence ATGACAGCCGACCAGGAGGCGAACCTCGCGCCCGATACCGAGGACGCAGGCAGCGAACGCTCCCCCCGCCAGCGCATCATCGAGGCGGCCTTCCGGATCTTTGCCGAGAAGGGCTACGAGAGCGCCAGCACGCTCGCGATCGCCACCCAGGCCAAGGTCTCGAAACGCGACATCTACGCCAACTTCAGCAACAAGCAGGACATGCTGCTGGCCTGCATCGAGGGCCGCGGCCAGCGCATGAACCTGGGCGCCGCGCTGCCGCGCGCCACCTCCGCCGCGATGCTCGAAAAGGTGCTCGCGAGCTTCGCCTCGCGGCTGCTGGTCGAGGTCACCGATCCGATCATCATCACCATCTACCGCCTGGCGATCGCCGAGGTGGCGCGCGCGCCGGAAATCGCCCGGACGCTCGACCGGATCGGCCGCAAGGCCTCGCAGCAGGCGTTGACGACGTGGCTCGCGCAAGCGCAACAGGACGCGCTGCTCGGCGAGGGCGAGGCAGCCGCGCTGGCGGCCGAGTTCCTCGCGCTCGCCTGGAACGACCTGCGCACCGACCTGCTGCTCGGCGTGGCGCCGCGGCCCTCGGCCGAGGCGCTGGCCGAGCAGGCACGCCAGGCAGCCGCGGCCTTCATGCGCCTGCATGGCAAGCCGGCGCCGCGCGCGCGCCGCAGCGCCGGCGCCTGA
- a CDS encoding enoyl-CoA hydratase-related protein, whose translation MTDLNDRARRGFLKTAAVLGGTSALGALSGPAEAQGAAPGMTPTPEVAPTRLDEVPLASGAKLSVERRGQVVLLGINRPANQNRVDPETFELLAEAYYRYNHDPSLRAAVLFGHGEQFSRGIDIDGFRALGNKTPIALSGTINPLATTPSPRLTKPLVAVAHGDTWDMGHELFLVGDIRVAAADTRFGQDENTHGRFPGGGSTVRFVREAGWGNAMRYILTGDHWSAEEAYRMGTVQAIAPDAKAALELAVQIAGRIAACGPLGIQASLASAHLAIDPAENAALFKLTEQYRGLFQSQDFVEGRRAELEGRQPVFQGK comes from the coding sequence ATGACCGATTTGAACGATCGCGCCCGGCGCGGCTTCCTGAAAACCGCCGCGGTGCTGGGCGGCACGTCCGCGCTGGGCGCGCTGTCCGGGCCGGCCGAGGCGCAGGGGGCGGCGCCGGGCATGACGCCAACGCCCGAGGTGGCACCGACCCGGCTCGACGAGGTGCCGCTCGCCTCGGGCGCCAAGCTGAGCGTCGAGCGCCGCGGGCAGGTCGTGCTGCTCGGCATCAATCGCCCGGCGAACCAGAACCGTGTCGATCCGGAAACTTTCGAGCTGTTGGCCGAGGCCTATTACCGCTACAACCACGATCCCTCGCTGCGGGCCGCGGTGCTGTTCGGGCATGGCGAGCAATTCTCGCGCGGCATCGATATCGACGGCTTCCGCGCGCTCGGCAACAAGACGCCGATCGCGCTGAGCGGCACCATCAACCCGCTCGCGACCACGCCCAGCCCGCGCCTGACCAAGCCGCTGGTGGCGGTCGCGCATGGCGACACCTGGGACATGGGCCACGAGTTGTTCCTGGTGGGCGACATCCGCGTCGCGGCGGCCGATACGCGCTTCGGCCAGGACGAGAACACCCATGGCCGCTTCCCCGGCGGCGGCTCGACCGTGCGTTTCGTGCGGGAAGCGGGCTGGGGCAATGCGATGCGCTACATCCTGACCGGCGATCACTGGAGCGCGGAGGAGGCATATCGGATGGGCACGGTGCAGGCGATCGCGCCCGATGCGAAGGCGGCGCTCGAACTGGCGGTGCAGATCGCCGGCCGGATCGCGGCCTGCGGGCCGCTGGGCATCCAGGCCTCGCTCGCCTCGGCGCACCTGGCGATCGACCCGGCCGAGAACGCCGCGCTGTTCAAGCTGACCGAGCAGTATCGCGGGCTGTTCCAGTCGCAGGACTTCGTGGAAGGGCGCCGCGCGGAACTCGAGGGGCGCCAGCCCGTGTTCCAGGGCAAGTGA
- a CDS encoding TetR/AcrR family transcriptional regulator, protein MASMGRPRTFDRDQAIEDAMHLFWENGYESTSLSQLKAGIATGISAPSFYAAFGSKEALFQECVQRYLGTYARVTECLWDSALPPREAIETALRRSAKMQCERGHPKGCMVALGVMSAPSEEHAGVTASLKQSRTRTRNGFAACVQRGIDSGELRAEVPAAALSAVFDSFLLGLSTLARDGVRHAAMEAAITQVLTVWDAAKA, encoded by the coding sequence ATGGCAAGCATGGGGCGTCCCCGTACCTTCGATCGCGACCAGGCGATCGAGGACGCAATGCATCTGTTCTGGGAAAACGGCTACGAATCCACCTCGCTGAGCCAGCTCAAGGCCGGCATCGCGACGGGGATTTCCGCGCCGAGCTTCTACGCGGCCTTCGGCTCGAAGGAAGCGCTGTTCCAGGAATGCGTGCAGCGCTACCTGGGCACCTATGCGCGGGTGACGGAATGTCTGTGGGATAGCGCGCTGCCGCCGCGCGAGGCGATCGAGACGGCATTGCGCCGCTCGGCGAAGATGCAGTGCGAGCGCGGCCATCCGAAGGGCTGCATGGTGGCGCTGGGGGTGATGAGCGCGCCGTCCGAGGAACACGCCGGCGTGACCGCCTCGCTGAAGCAGTCGCGCACGCGCACCCGCAACGGCTTCGCCGCCTGCGTGCAGCGTGGCATCGACAGCGGCGAGTTGCGCGCCGAGGTGCCGGCCGCCGCGCTGTCGGCCGTGTTCGACAGCTTCCTGCTCGGCCTGAGCACCCTGGCGCGCGACGGCGTGCGCCACGCGGCGATGGAGGCCGCGATCACGCAGGTCCTGACCGTCTGGGACGCCGCCAAGGCTTGA
- a CDS encoding TIGR00366 family protein, with amino-acid sequence MISRISRFFTQIVHKVLPDPLIFAIFLTVVTFVLAFSLTPKAPAELVLLWGSGFWNLLAFTMQMALILVTGHALASSGPVKRLLVALASSPKTPAGGVMLVALVAGIACAINWGFGLVLGAMLAREVARRVPGSDYRLLVASAYMGFLTWHGGLSGSVPLVAATKGNPMEKLVGLIPVSQTIFTGYNAFITIGLIVMLPILARLMMPKPHEVVSIDPKLLEEAPSFERVLGPNATWAERMEESRLLSLLVALLCVVFLVIRTRVKGFVLDIDTVNLVFLAAGLVLHRTPMAYARAIGAAARGAGSIMIQFPFYAGIQALMDHSGLAGVITKWFVDVANVHTFPLLAFLSSALINFAVPSGGGHWVVQGPFVMPAAQALGADLGKSAMAIAYGEAWTNMAQPFWALPALAIAGLGVRDIMGYCVTALLFSGVVFVAGMYLF; translated from the coding sequence GTGATTTCCCGTATTTCCCGCTTTTTCACCCAGATCGTGCACAAGGTCCTGCCGGATCCGCTGATTTTCGCGATCTTCCTCACGGTCGTCACCTTCGTGCTGGCGTTCTCGCTCACGCCGAAGGCGCCGGCCGAACTCGTGCTGCTGTGGGGCAGCGGGTTCTGGAACCTGCTCGCCTTCACCATGCAGATGGCGCTGATCCTGGTGACGGGCCATGCGCTGGCCAGCTCCGGGCCGGTCAAGCGCCTGCTGGTGGCGCTGGCCAGCTCGCCGAAGACGCCGGCCGGCGGCGTGATGCTGGTCGCCCTGGTGGCCGGCATCGCCTGCGCGATCAACTGGGGTTTCGGCCTGGTGCTCGGCGCGATGCTGGCGCGCGAGGTCGCGCGGCGCGTGCCCGGCTCCGACTACCGGCTGCTGGTGGCCTCGGCCTACATGGGTTTCCTGACCTGGCACGGTGGATTGTCCGGCTCGGTGCCGCTGGTGGCGGCCACCAAGGGCAACCCGATGGAGAAGCTGGTCGGCCTGATTCCGGTGTCGCAGACCATCTTCACCGGCTACAACGCCTTCATCACGATCGGCCTGATCGTGATGCTGCCGATCCTGGCGCGCCTGATGATGCCCAAGCCGCATGAAGTGGTGTCGATCGACCCGAAGCTGCTGGAGGAGGCGCCGAGCTTCGAGCGCGTGCTGGGGCCGAACGCGACCTGGGCCGAGCGCATGGAGGAGAGCCGCCTGCTGTCGCTGCTGGTCGCGCTGCTGTGCGTGGTGTTCCTGGTGATCCGCACTCGCGTCAAGGGCTTCGTGCTCGACATCGACACCGTCAACCTGGTGTTCCTCGCCGCGGGCCTGGTGCTGCATCGCACGCCGATGGCCTATGCACGCGCGATCGGCGCGGCCGCGCGCGGCGCCGGCTCGATCATGATCCAGTTCCCGTTCTATGCGGGCATCCAGGCGCTGATGGATCATTCGGGGCTGGCCGGCGTGATCACCAAGTGGTTCGTCGACGTCGCCAACGTGCACACCTTCCCGCTGCTGGCCTTCCTGAGCTCGGCGCTGATCAATTTCGCGGTGCCCTCGGGCGGCGGCCACTGGGTCGTGCAGGGGCCCTTCGTGATGCCGGCCGCGCAGGCGCTGGGCGCCGATCTCGGCAAGTCGGCGATGGCGATCGCCTACGGCGAGGCCTGGACCAACATGGCCCAGCCGTTCTGGGCGCTGCCCGCGCTGGCGATCGCCGGGCTCGGCGTGCGCGACATCATGGGTTACTGCGTGACGGCGCTGTTGTTCTCGGGCGTGGTGTTCGTCGCCGGCATGTATCTGTTCTGA
- a CDS encoding NAD(P)-dependent oxidoreductase, translating into MEIGILGLGAMGRAMARNLVAAGHHVKIWNRSGGAVDGASAVDAPTQALQADLAITMLADDAAIREVLLDQGVLSTARAGLVHVVASTISVSLSRELVGHHRAAGIDYVAAPVLGRPDVAAAGELNILAAGAPAALDKARAALEVLGKRIWDMGEAPPTAHAAKIACNMMITMAIEAMAEAVVLTEGNGLERERFFELILGTLFGSRSYQVYSGNILREQYEPGFKARLGLKDLRLAGAEAEALDRQLPMLDAVRQQMSRAVEAGGGERDWSIMADYTIRATDRG; encoded by the coding sequence ATGGAAATCGGCATACTCGGCCTTGGCGCCATGGGACGCGCGATGGCGCGCAATCTGGTTGCGGCCGGCCATCACGTGAAGATCTGGAACCGCTCGGGCGGGGCGGTCGACGGGGCGAGCGCGGTGGACGCGCCCACGCAGGCACTGCAGGCGGACCTGGCCATCACCATGCTGGCCGACGATGCCGCGATTCGCGAGGTGCTGCTCGACCAGGGCGTGCTGTCCACGGCACGCGCCGGTCTGGTGCACGTGGTGGCCTCCACCATCTCGGTATCGTTGTCGCGCGAACTGGTCGGCCATCACCGCGCGGCGGGCATCGATTACGTGGCCGCGCCGGTGCTGGGGCGGCCCGACGTGGCCGCGGCCGGCGAACTGAATATCCTCGCCGCCGGCGCGCCCGCCGCGCTGGACAAGGCCAGGGCAGCGCTCGAGGTGCTCGGCAAGCGCATCTGGGACATGGGCGAGGCGCCGCCCACCGCCCACGCGGCCAAGATCGCCTGCAACATGATGATCACCATGGCGATCGAGGCGATGGCCGAGGCCGTGGTGCTGACCGAGGGCAACGGCCTGGAGCGCGAACGCTTCTTCGAGCTGATCCTGGGCACGCTGTTCGGCAGCCGCTCCTACCAGGTCTATTCGGGCAACATCCTGCGCGAGCAGTACGAGCCCGGATTCAAGGCCCGGCTGGGCCTGAAGGACCTGCGCCTGGCCGGCGCGGAAGCCGAGGCGCTGGACCGGCAGTTGCCGATGCTCGATGCGGTCAGGCAGCAGATGAGCCGTGCCGTGGAGGCCGGCGGCGGCGAGCGCGACTGGTCGATCATGGCCGACTACACGATCCGCGCGACAGACCGGGGCTAG
- a CDS encoding MFS transporter yields MTTLSSTTTQAGSARLPLAALLALAMTGFVCIMTETLPAGLLPQMAAGLDISTSLAGQTVTAYAAGSLLAAIPLTIATQRWRRRKVLLLTLAGFLVFNSLTALSDNYALTLLARLLAGASAGLAWSLLAGYARRMVPVRQQGQAMAVAMVGTPIALSLGVPLGTWLGGAIGWRSAFAIMSVLSLVLIAWVLAKVPDYPGQAGHQRMPLRKVLVTPGVRRVLGVVIAWMLAHNLLYTYVAPFAALAGQARHVDLVLLVFGLAALAGIAVTSRLVDRHLRAAVLASLAGFALVALLFAGFATLPAVLYGGAAAWGLSFGGAATLLQTALADNAGDGADVALSMNVVAWNGAIAGGGLLGGVLLDAWGAASFAPALVLLLAIGFVTAWCGSAHGFRPGPRHIKGH; encoded by the coding sequence GTGACCACCCTGAGTTCCACCACCACGCAAGCCGGCTCCGCTCGCCTGCCGCTGGCCGCCCTGCTGGCGCTGGCGATGACCGGCTTCGTCTGCATCATGACCGAGACCTTGCCGGCGGGCCTGCTGCCGCAGATGGCGGCCGGCCTGGACATTTCCACCTCGCTGGCCGGGCAGACGGTGACGGCCTACGCGGCCGGCTCGCTGCTGGCCGCCATTCCGCTGACCATCGCCACGCAGCGCTGGCGCCGCCGCAAGGTGCTGCTGCTCACGCTGGCCGGCTTCCTGGTGTTCAACTCGCTCACCGCGCTGTCCGACAACTACGCGCTGACCCTGCTCGCACGCCTGCTGGCCGGCGCCTCGGCCGGCCTCGCCTGGAGCCTGCTGGCCGGCTACGCGCGTCGCATGGTGCCGGTGCGCCAGCAAGGCCAAGCGATGGCCGTGGCGATGGTCGGCACGCCGATCGCGCTGTCGCTGGGCGTGCCGCTCGGCACCTGGCTGGGCGGCGCGATCGGCTGGCGCAGCGCGTTCGCGATCATGTCGGTGCTGAGCCTGGTACTGATCGCCTGGGTGCTCGCCAAGGTGCCCGACTACCCCGGGCAGGCCGGGCATCAACGCATGCCCTTGCGCAAGGTCCTCGTCACGCCGGGCGTGCGCCGCGTGCTCGGCGTGGTGATCGCCTGGATGCTCGCGCACAACCTGCTCTACACCTATGTCGCGCCGTTCGCGGCCCTGGCCGGCCAGGCCCGCCATGTCGACCTGGTGCTGCTGGTGTTCGGGCTGGCCGCGCTGGCCGGCATCGCCGTCACCAGCCGGCTGGTCGACCGGCACCTGCGCGCCGCGGTGCTGGCCAGCCTGGCCGGCTTCGCGCTGGTCGCGCTGCTGTTCGCCGGGTTCGCGACGCTGCCGGCCGTCCTCTATGGCGGCGCGGCCGCCTGGGGGCTGAGCTTCGGCGGTGCCGCGACCCTGCTGCAAACCGCGCTGGCCGATAACGCCGGCGACGGCGCGGACGTCGCGTTGTCGATGAACGTGGTGGCCTGGAACGGCGCGATCGCCGGCGGCGGCCTGCTCGGCGGCGTGCTGCTCGATGCCTGGGGCGCGGCCTCGTTCGCGCCCGCGCTGGTGCTGCTGCTCGCGATCGGTTTCGTCACGGCCTGGTGCGGCAGCGCCCATGGTTTCCGCCCCGGCCCACGCCATATCAAAGGTCACTGA
- a CDS encoding alpha/beta fold hydrolase — MFRRLLQGIGFTLSLLLAGPSFAADEFPLPPGFTSGYETIDGVRLHYVKGGSGPLVYLVHGFGQTWYEWHQLMPELARNHTVVAPDLPGLGQSAEPGSYRATEVAPLLHQLALRFSGQRPFDLVAHDIGIWNTYPMLVRHPEDIRRAVYMEAPIPDESIYSFPAFTPQGESLVWHFSFFAADEDLAETLIAGKQRFFLEHFIKKHASNQAVFTPALLDRYARSYSKPHSLHAAFGYYRELNQDVRDNAELSRSKLTMPMLAIGGGGHGGLGQFEADQLRRYATQVSGRVLPDCGHWLPEECAAPLNHAVIDFLDAP, encoded by the coding sequence ATGTTTCGACGCCTGTTGCAAGGCATTGGCTTCACCCTGTCACTGCTACTCGCCGGCCCCTCGTTCGCGGCCGATGAGTTCCCCTTGCCGCCCGGCTTCACCAGCGGCTACGAGACCATCGACGGCGTTCGCCTGCACTACGTGAAGGGCGGCAGCGGCCCGCTCGTCTACCTGGTGCATGGCTTCGGCCAGACCTGGTACGAATGGCACCAGCTGATGCCGGAACTCGCCCGCAATCACACGGTGGTCGCTCCCGACCTGCCGGGGCTGGGGCAATCCGCCGAACCCGGCTCGTATCGCGCCACCGAGGTCGCGCCGCTGTTGCACCAACTGGCGCTGCGGTTCAGCGGCCAGCGCCCCTTCGATCTGGTCGCGCACGACATCGGCATCTGGAACACCTACCCGATGCTGGTCCGGCATCCCGAGGACATCCGCCGCGCGGTCTACATGGAGGCGCCGATTCCGGACGAATCAATCTATTCGTTCCCGGCCTTCACGCCGCAAGGGGAATCGCTGGTCTGGCATTTCAGCTTCTTCGCCGCCGATGAGGACCTGGCCGAAACCCTGATCGCCGGCAAGCAGCGCTTCTTCCTCGAGCATTTCATCAAGAAGCACGCCAGCAACCAGGCGGTGTTCACGCCGGCCCTGCTAGACCGCTACGCGCGCTCCTACAGCAAGCCGCACAGCCTGCACGCCGCCTTCGGCTATTACCGCGAGCTGAACCAGGACGTGCGGGACAACGCGGAGCTGTCGCGCAGCAAGCTGACGATGCCGATGCTGGCGATCGGCGGCGGCGGCCATGGCGGGCTCGGCCAGTTCGAGGCCGACCAGTTGCGCCGCTACGCGACGCAAGTCAGCGGCCGCGTGCTGCCCGATTGCGGCCACTGGCTGCCGGAGGAATGCGCGGCACCGCTGAACCACGCCGTGATCGACTTCCTCGACGCGCCCTGA
- the hpnJ gene encoding hopanoid biosynthesis associated radical SAM protein HpnJ, translating into MKTLFLQAPSYDGFDGGAGSRYQAKREIRSFWYPTWLAQPAALVPGSRVLDAPADDLSVAQTLEIAADYELVIIHTSTPSFPTDAAFAQDLKQRNPSVLIGMVGAKVAVDPHNSLVASNAIDFVCREEFDYTCRDVAERKPFADILGLSYRAADGAIEHNGARPMIEDMDALPFVAPVYQRDLKIDNYFIGYLNYPYVSIYTGRGCRSKCTFCLWPQTVGGHRYRVRSVENVLAEVKWIRDNMPEVKEIMFDDDTFTDFKPRVEEIARGLGKLGVTWSCNAKANVPYATLKIMKENGLRLLLVGYESGDDQILLNIKKGLRTDIARRFNEDCRKLGIKIHGTFILGLPGETRDTIRKTIEYAKEINPHTIQVSLAAPYPGTRLYEQAIENGWLEENKTINLVSKAGVQLAAIGYPHLSKEDIYHELEHFYRAFYFRPAKIWEIVREMLGSWEMMKRRLREGVEFFRFLRAHEA; encoded by the coding sequence CTGAAGACGTTGTTCCTGCAGGCGCCGTCCTATGACGGCTTCGATGGCGGCGCCGGCTCGCGCTACCAGGCCAAGCGCGAGATCCGCTCGTTCTGGTATCCCACCTGGCTGGCCCAGCCCGCCGCCCTGGTGCCCGGCAGCCGCGTGCTCGACGCGCCCGCCGACGATTTGTCGGTGGCGCAAACGCTGGAGATCGCCGCCGACTACGAGCTGGTGATCATCCACACCAGCACGCCCTCGTTCCCGACCGACGCGGCCTTCGCGCAGGACCTCAAGCAGCGCAATCCCTCGGTGCTGATCGGCATGGTCGGCGCCAAGGTGGCCGTCGATCCGCACAACTCGCTGGTGGCCTCCAACGCGATCGACTTCGTCTGCCGCGAGGAATTCGACTACACCTGCCGCGACGTGGCCGAACGCAAGCCCTTCGCCGACATCCTCGGCCTGAGCTACCGCGCCGCCGACGGCGCGATCGAGCACAATGGCGCGCGCCCGATGATCGAGGACATGGACGCGCTGCCGTTCGTGGCGCCGGTGTACCAGCGCGACCTGAAGATCGACAACTACTTCATCGGCTATCTGAACTACCCCTATGTGTCGATCTATACCGGCCGCGGCTGCCGCTCGAAGTGCACCTTCTGCCTGTGGCCGCAGACGGTGGGCGGCCATCGCTACCGCGTGCGCTCGGTCGAGAACGTGCTGGCCGAGGTGAAGTGGATTCGCGACAACATGCCGGAAGTCAAGGAGATCATGTTCGACGACGACACCTTCACCGACTTCAAGCCGCGCGTCGAGGAGATCGCGCGCGGGCTCGGCAAGCTGGGCGTGACCTGGTCCTGCAATGCCAAGGCGAACGTGCCGTACGCGACGCTGAAGATCATGAAGGAGAACGGGCTGCGCCTGCTGCTGGTGGGCTACGAATCGGGCGACGACCAGATCCTGCTGAACATCAAGAAGGGCTTGCGCACCGATATCGCGCGCCGCTTCAACGAGGACTGCAGGAAGCTCGGCATCAAGATCCACGGCACCTTCATCCTGGGCCTGCCCGGCGAGACCAGGGACACCATTCGCAAAACCATCGAATACGCGAAGGAAATCAATCCGCACACGATCCAGGTCTCGCTGGCAGCGCCTTATCCCGGCACGCGGCTCTACGAGCAGGCGATCGAGAACGGCTGGCTGGAGGAGAACAAGACCATCAACCTGGTCAGCAAGGCAGGCGTGCAGCTCGCCGCGATCGGTTATCCGCACCTGTCGAAGGAAGACATCTATCACGAACTCGAACACTTCTATCGGGCCTTCTACTTCCGGCCCGCGAAGATCTGGGAGATCGTGCGCGAGATGCTGGGCAGTTGGGAGATGATGAAGCGGCGCCTGCGCGAAGGCGTGGAGTTCTTCCGCTTCCTGCGCGCGCACGAGGCCTGA
- the hpnI gene encoding bacteriohopanetetrol glucosamine biosynthesis glycosyltransferase HpnI has protein sequence MTALIAAHRVPATEVQRIVVDLVSACAAFGVAYTLLSASLVGRFLARPRAAPVAFPPVTLMKPLHGDEWRLVEHLASFLEQDYPGPIQYVFGVQDAEDPALHAIAELRVRYPSADIATVVDARLYGPNRKISNLVNMLEQARHDLLCFADSDVRVGRDYLGIVVGTLQLPGVGLVTSAYRGVSAPGFWPRASAASTNYAFFPGVVIGLATGLARPCFGQTIAIDRATLNRIGGLGHYVHHLAEDHAIGEAVRATGALVAIPPLLVEHACVEASSRIYFTHESRWSRTIRAADPLGHLGAALMHPLPFALLAVLASGGSEHAWLLAGAALLARWMLKWRVDRVFGQPFSDWACLPLYDLMQFLIYVASFGLSDVVWRGRRFRVDPGGRLTPRLDE, from the coding sequence ATGACCGCCTTGATCGCCGCGCACCGGGTGCCGGCCACCGAGGTGCAGCGGATCGTGGTCGATCTGGTCTCGGCCTGCGCCGCCTTCGGCGTCGCCTACACGCTGCTGTCCGCCTCGCTGGTCGGCCGCTTCCTGGCACGGCCGCGCGCGGCTCCGGTCGCCTTCCCGCCCGTCACGCTGATGAAGCCGCTGCACGGCGACGAATGGCGGCTCGTCGAGCATCTCGCCAGCTTCCTCGAACAGGATTATCCCGGCCCGATCCAATACGTGTTCGGCGTGCAGGATGCCGAGGATCCGGCGCTGCATGCCATCGCCGAACTGCGCGTGCGCTATCCGTCGGCCGATATCGCCACCGTCGTCGACGCGCGCCTGTACGGCCCCAACCGCAAGATCTCCAACCTGGTCAACATGCTGGAGCAGGCTCGCCACGACCTGCTCTGCTTCGCCGACAGCGACGTGCGGGTCGGACGCGACTACCTGGGCATCGTGGTCGGCACGCTGCAGTTGCCCGGCGTCGGGCTCGTCACCAGCGCCTATCGCGGCGTGAGCGCGCCCGGCTTCTGGCCGCGCGCCTCGGCCGCCTCGACCAACTACGCCTTCTTTCCCGGCGTGGTGATCGGGCTGGCCACCGGGCTCGCGCGGCCCTGCTTCGGCCAGACCATCGCGATCGATCGCGCCACCTTGAACCGGATCGGCGGCCTCGGCCACTACGTCCATCATCTCGCCGAGGACCACGCGATCGGCGAGGCGGTACGCGCCACCGGCGCGCTGGTCGCGATCCCGCCGCTGCTGGTCGAACACGCCTGCGTCGAGGCGAGCTCGCGCATCTACTTCACGCACGAATCGCGCTGGAGCCGCACCATCCGCGCCGCCGATCCGCTCGGTCATCTCGGCGCCGCGCTGATGCATCCACTGCCCTTCGCGCTGCTCGCCGTGCTCGCCTCGGGCGGCAGCGAGCACGCCTGGCTGCTGGCCGGCGCGGCCCTGCTCGCGCGCTGGATGCTCAAGTGGCGCGTCGATCGCGTGTTCGGCCAGCCCTTCAGCGACTGGGCCTGCCTGCCGCTCTACGACCTGATGCAATTCCTGATCTACGTCGCGAGCTTCGGCCTGAGCGACGTGGTCTGGCGCGGCCGGCGCTTTCGCGTCGATCCGGGCGGCCGCCTCACGCCGCGCTTGGACGAGTGA